CGCTGTGTATACAGTGAAAAACGCCAATCAATATAGGGACAATGAATTTCAAAATCTTTGGTAGTTTCACTGCCAAAAAAATCTAGTGTGCAATCAGGATATTTCTCTTTTAGCCCTCTCAATAGCGGTGTAGTAACAACAAAGTTTCCCACTTTAGTAGAAGAAAACACAGCAATGTGAGGTTTAGCGCATAGAGATTGATTTGTGAAAATCTGCATCTCGTGGATACTGGCTCAATTTATACCAAAAACGAAATTTTTCTCCAACACCTTGGCAGTTGTTTGAGAGATTGTCAAGAGCCAGGAAATGCCTTCCTCAAAACGACATATAGCGTTTCTAGTTAGAGTGAGATATATTTCATTATTTAATGCTTGCTTGACATATCAAGTTTTCTTGAAATATTCTTACCAACAAATGAGCTTTTTTAAAAATGTCAGGTGCAAATGTTCTCAGCAAAAGAATCTACTCAGGTTTACCAAAATTGCTGGCGCATTGCTGGCGAGAGGCTTTAGCAGAAGCAATAGGAACCTTTATTTTGGTATTTGCAGGTACTGGTGCAGTGATGGTGAACAGCATCAGTCAAAATGCTTTGACACATCTGGGTATTAGTTGTGTGTTTGGTGCTGTGGTGGCGGCGTTAATTTATGCGTTGGGACATTTAAGCGGCGCACATTTCAACCCAGCGGTGACACTGGCTTTTTGGACGAGTGGTTTTTTACCTAAACGGCGATTGTTGCCTTATATTTTGGCACAATTAGGAGGAGCGATCGCTGCCTCAGTTTTACTAGAGAACTCTTGCATAAATATTTTCTGGTATGATGAAGGGTTATTTTTCTTTACGTTAGAAAAGTAAAAATAGCCACAATTTATAGAGTTTTTAATACTAGCTATTGCTGGGAAATTTTTACTTAAAAAGTTGATATTACAAACTAATTCAGCAATTATCTATTTGCTGAATTAAGAGGATTAATTCTGATTTATTTAAGCTTTTAAATCTAATTCATGATTGTAGATTCCGGCAATCAAATTAGACCTTAAACCAAATCTGCGATGACGATTACGATATTGGTTAGATAAAATATTGAAAATCTTTAGACGACGATTAACGTGTTCGACAACGATTCTTAATCGATTCAGTTCTCGGTTATATTCCTTCTGTTCTTTAGCTAACTTTTTTCCTTTTGGTTTCTTAATCGGTGTTTCACTTAATTTATGAATTTTGGCAATCCCTTGATACCCTTTATCCGCTATTACTTTTAGTAATTCACCGAACCTTACACCACTGGTTTTAAATAGTCGAAAATCATGAATTCTTCACTTACCATGACCTATACAGATGATTTGACTGTTTTTTTGGTGAATAACTAATTGGGTTTTTAAAGTATGTTCTCCGGTTTTACCACTGAAAAATTTCTTTTGACCTCTTTTTGGTCTTTCAATTGGGCTTTCAGTCACATCCATCACAACTAAATCTTCTTGTGATGGCATCTTTAATAGTTCTTTCTTTCCTGGTAGACTAAACTTTCTTGAACTAATTAGAATGTTTTCAATTTTATATACTGTTCGACATACTGCGGATTATGAAAGTCCCCAATCTAATCCAATATGATAATAAGTGCGGTATTCTCTCCAATATTGAATAACCATTAAAATTTGGTCTTCAATAATTAATTTAGGACGACGACCAGATTTCTTTTTCTTTTTTTCATCAGCTTTAACTACATCAACCATAAAATCAAAGGTTTTACGGCTTACTCCAGTCATGCGCTTAAATTTTCTCGCAGTAAGCTGTTTAGCTTTCTCTATTTTCACTGCTCTTCAAATTCTTAATCGAAAATTTCCAAGCCTTTTATCATACCACAAAACACTTTTGCAAGAGTTCTAAGTAATTAGTTTAGGAAAAGTTGGTAATTTAGGTGCAACTTTACCGTTGAATGGGAATTGGTTGCAGTCTTTAGTATTAGAGTTTGTGCTGACTTTTATTTTGATGTTGGTTATTTTCGGTTCAGGATTAGATAGACGCGCACATATTGGTTTTGCAGGGTTAGCAATTGGTTTAACTGTAGGGGTAGAAGCTGCATTTATGGGGCCAATTACTGGTGCAAGTATGAATCCCGCGCGTTCCTTTGCGCCAGCATTTGTCGGCGGAATTTGGCAACATCACTGGGTTTATTGGATAGCACCAATTTTAGGAGCGCAATTAGCAGTGGTAGTTTATCGGCAACTTTCCAATAACTTTCAAGATTGTCAGAAATCCTAATTCTGACTCTCGAATTATGCTGTATGTCTGTTACTCAGGTAAATACTCATCATTGGTTACATCTAGGATTTTGTAGGGACATACACTGGGAAAAGATTCTATTGGTAAACCAGTTTCAGCTTTTGCTTGCTTAATAGCTTGTGCATAACATTCTGCAAAAATGCCGTCAATATAAGATTTAAGACTAGGCGATTCATGTAGCGCTTCATTTACACGTCTACGATGTTCAATGATGCTTGCTTCCCAGCTACCGCTTCTGTGTTCAGGCTGAAATTGCCATTTGAGTAAATGCAGCAAAATCACAATCAGATTACTTTTGAGGCTGCGACGCTCACTCCTTCCCATGTCCGCAATTTCTTCAATGAGATTTTTCCAGTCCACATTTGCATAGTCCTGACTTTGCAATTTTTTTACAGTTGCTTCTATCCATTGCAAGTAGTCGATCTCATATGAGGTTTGAGAATGAACCTTGAGGGAAGACATGGCGTTTTTTGTAGGGGATAGTTAGACTCACATCTTGCATAATTATAGTTTGTACAGGTGCGATCACTGCCTCTAATACCAATTCTCTTGGCAAACTCTAACGCAGGCAAGAGCCTGTTCTGAGGTGTCATAGGCTGTGTGAGTACCACACCTGAAGATATTGCTTATTTTATAATTTAAGTTAATATAAAAATGTAACACTTTTATATTCATATAAAATGATGCCAGTTGTTAGAATACCTGATCCCATTTACAAGCGTCTTCAAGCGATCGCTGTTCCATTTGAAGATACACCTGTTACCGTCATAGAAAAGCTTCTAGATGAATATGAGGCGCGTCAGCAGTTACAGAAAATGCCTCAAGCAGAAGATTGTGAGACTGAAAATGTTATTTCTGTCAATTTAGCAGCAGAAAATTATCATATTCTCAATCCTGATAGTCCTGACCACTTGCACCATACTAGAGTTTTACAGGCTTATTTAAATAACCAGCAAATTAAGAAACCGAACTGGAATAAAATTGTAGATAAAGTACACGAACTCGCTATTCATCAAGGGATGTCTGTAGACGAGTTAATCAAAGTTACCCTTTGCCGTATTGTTCAAGGCGAGAAACACGATTCTGGGTTTCATTATTTGCCCGATGTGAATATTTCAGTACAAGGGGTAGATGCAAACCTAGCATGGCGTAACACGTTCCATCTACTCAAGACTTTGAAAATACCAGTTGAAATATACTTTGA
This window of the Nostoc sp. HK-01 genome carries:
- a CDS encoding transposase codes for the protein MPSQEDLVVMDVTESPIERPKRGQKKFFSGKTGEHTLKTQLVIHQKNSQIICIGHGK
- a CDS encoding putative channel protein → MLVIFGSGLDRRAHIGFAGLAIGLTVGVEAAFMGPITGASMNPARSFAPAFVGGIWQHHWVYWIAPILGAQLAVVVYRQLSNNFQDCQKS
- a CDS encoding putative channel protein, which produces MSGANVLSKRIYSGLPKLLAHCWREALAEAIGTFILVFAGTGAVMVNSISQNALTHLGISCVFGAVVAALIYALGHLSGAHFNPAVTLAFWTSGFLPKRRLLPYILAQLGGAIAASVLLENSCINIFWYDEGLFFFTLEK